The genomic DNA AGACCACGAAGCCCTTGACGGGGCTGGGGAGGTGTAAGGTCTGCGGCGAGCCTGTGCCGCCTGGCAGGGACTTGTGTAAGCTCTGTGAGCTCCTCACGGGCATAGGGCTTTCAAGGCCTGCCTATGCGTCCTCGCTGAAGGTCATTAGGCTAGGGGCTAAGTCATGGAGCAGTGCCTGAGGGGAGTTAAAAAGGGCCCCGTCGTCATGGGCAGGAGGCTCCTGAGGCTCAGAAGGCCCTTCCCTATGATAGGTCATATAGCATTTGGCGTCATAGAGAGGGGGACCAATGTAATACAGGTCAGGCCCTCTACGCTATGCTTCCATGACTGCGTGTTCTGCAGCGTTGATGCAGGTCCCTCCTCCACTACCAGGAGAGCCGAGTACATAGTTGACGACGTTGAATGGCTTGCGGAATGGGTCTCGGAGGTCGCAAAGGTCAAGAGGGGAGGGTCCGAGGCCCTAATAGATGGTGTTGGGGAGCCCCTAACTAACCCGAGGATAATAGACCTGGTCAAGGCGCTGAAGTCAGCACCAGGGGTTGAGAGAGTAGCAGTGGAGACTCACGGCGGCAGCCTGTCCCTTCCTCTGCTTAAGGCGCTTGACAGGGCTGGACTTGACAGGGTGAACCTCAGCATAGACGCTATGGACCCTGACCTAGCCAGGAAGCTCGTCAACGCGGGATGGTATGACGTGAACAAGATACTCTCGGTGGTTGAGAGGGCTCTGGCGGAGACGGACCTTGATTTCGTCTTAACGCCGGTGGTCGTGCCTGGCTACAACGAGGGTGAGCTCAAGAAGCTGATAGAGTGGGCCAAGGCTCACAGGCTGGGGGAGAGGTCAGGCTGGCCCACAGGGGTTCTCATTCAGAAGTTCGAGGCGCACAAGTTCGGAAGGAAGCCCAAGGGAGTTAGGCCCTGGTCTTGGAAGAGGTTCTATGACTTCCTTAGGTCGCTAGAGAGGGAGACAGGGTACAGGCTCCTCGTCAGGCCTGAGGAGATAGGCATTAGGAGGGCTCCTAGGCTTCAGAGGCCCTACAGGAAGGGTGACGTGTTAGAGCTTATTGTAGTTGGGGAGGGGTGGCTCCGCGGCGAGCTGCTGGCCGTTGACAGCGGCTGCTCCAGAGCGTTCTCGCTTGTTGGCGTAAGGAGGCCTATCAGCTCTGGAGCCCTTGTGAAAGGCGTAGTCAAGGAGGACGAGAATAACATATACCTCGCAAGCCCTCTCAACGGCTAACCTAAAAACTAAAAGGGAGCCTAAGTCTAGGTCGTTAGGGGTCTAAATGAGCTCAGGCGCTGAGCAAGGGAAGCTTCACAAGAGGCTCTACAGGATCTACTACACGACCTATGATGAGAACCTTCATAGAAAGGTCTTAGAGGCCCTTACGTCAAGGTTTAACGTTACGCCTCGTGAGATAAAGTCGACGGTGCTTCCTGAGTTCAGGTTCTTAGAGCTCCCGCTGGAGAAGGAAGGGCTTGAGGCAGAGCTGAGGCAACTGGTGGCCGAAATCGTGAAGTCCCAGTACGTTAAGGTTGACTGGATAGACACCTCTAGCTGACGGCTCCCCGCCCTAAAGGACGGGGGCTCTGCGCCCACTGGGGCTTTTCCCCTCACCTTTCAGGTGCCCCCACGGGCGCGGCATCACGGCTTCAGGCCCCGCCGTCAGCCTCGGGGAGGCGCAGGCTCATAGCCTGCCAAGCTCGCCCGCGCCCAACTCCACACCAAAGTTTGGGCAAAGAGCCTATAAACGTTCATATCCTCCCCGCCCTAAAGGGCGAGGTCTCCAACAAGGTGAGCGCTATGAAGATCGTGGGCAATGTAGCGGCCGAGGCCAATAAGGACCTTCACGAGCTAGAAGGAGAAATCCTGGAGTTCTGGGATAAGAACTCGATATATGAGAAAGTTAAGGCCAAGGCTATGAAAAGCAGCCGCAAGCTTTACTTCCTGGACGGACCGCCCTACGCTAGCGCTCCTACAATACATGTGGGAACTGCCTGGAACAAGATACTGAAAGACTCATTGCTTAGGTATTACAGGATGGTAGGCTTTGATGTATGGGATAAGCCAGGCTTTGATACCCATGGCCTACCGATCGAGATCCTCGTCGAGAGGACCCTAGGTGTTAAGAGCAAAAAGGACATAGAGGACGTGATTGGAATCGACCGATTTGTTGAAACCTGTCGCAAGGTGGCCGAGGACAACATCAAGGGCATGACTGAGAGCTTCAGACAACTCGGGGTCTTCATGGACTGGAAGGACCCTTACATAACCTACACCGATGACTACATAGAGGCCGGATGGCATCTAATAAAGAGGGTCCATGAGCTTGGCCTTCTCTACAGGAGCGGAAGGGTTTTACACTGGTGTCCTCGCTGCGAGACCACGCTGGCAGACTATGAAGTCTCTGAGTATGTAGACCTGGAGGACCCCTCCATTTACGTTAAGTTCAGAGTTAAGGGCCAGGAAAACACCTACCTCGTGATCTGGACCACCACGCCGTGGACGCTGCCGGCGAACGCTTTCGTTATGGCTCACCCTGACCTCAGCTATGCCATAGTGGAGGCTAACGGTGAGAGGTACATCATGGTCGAGGCCAGGGTCCCTAATGTCATGAGTGAGGCAGGGATCAGCAACTACAGGATAGTCTCCGTCGTAAGGGGCAAGGACCTAGAAGGCCTTGAGTACGAGCACCCGCTTGAAGACGTGGTCCAAGCCCAGGCTGTACTCAAAGCCTACCACCGCGTCGTCATGGCGCCCGAGGCCGTCAGCGCCGCTGAGGGAACGGGCCTCGTTCACGCAGCTCCTGGACATGGTGACGTAGACTTTGAGGTCGGCTCAAGGATAGGCGCGCCTGCCATAAGCCTTGTTGATAATCAGGGCAGGATGACAGAGCAGGCCGGTAAGTACAGGGGACTTTACTTCAGGACTGAGGCTAACGAGGCAATACTCAGGGACCTTAGGGAGCGCAACGCGTTGCTTCACGAGGGCAAAGTAGTACACAAGTACCCTGTCTGCTGGAGATGCAAGACGCCCCTCGTCCTAAGGTTGACCGACCAGTGGTTCATAGCCGTCAGTAAGGTAAAGGACAAACTGATGAGGGGGGCAGACGCTGTAGAGTGGGTGCCCTCATGGGCCAAGAGCAGGTTGCTCTCAATACTGGCCGACGTCAAGGACTGGGTCATAAGCAGGCAAAGGTATTGGGGAATACCACTACCTATTTGGGTCTGTGAGAGCTGTGGCCACGTAGAGGTCGTGGGCAGCGTTGAGGACTTAGAAAGGCTTGGGGGCAAGAGGCCCCCGTCACTACACAGGCCGTGGGTTGACAGCGTGACCTTAAGATGCCCTAAGTGCGGCGGAATTATGAAGAGAGTTCCAGACGTAGCCGACGTGTGGTTTGACAGCGGCATAGCGTTCTACGCTAGCCTGGGCTATCCAAGGAGAAAGGACCTCTTCGAGAGGCTCATGCCCGTTGACCTAATACTTGAGGGCCATGACCAGCTAAGGGGCTGGTTCTTCAGCCTCCTCAGGGTTGGCGTGCTAGGGTTTGACAAGGTTCCTTACCGCAGAGTCCTCGTCCACGGCTTTGTCCTAGATGAGCAGGGCAGGGAGATGCATAAGTCCCTTGGTAATTACGTTGCGTTTGAGGACTTGGTAGCCAAGTACCCAAGGGACGTAGTGAGGCTCTATGTGCTGAGGAACACGACGTGGGAGGACCTCAGGTTCTCCTGGCGCAACATTGAGCTTACGGCAAGGGACTTCACGATCATAAGGAACGTCTTCGCTTTCGCAAGCCTTTACATGAGCCTTGACGGCTTTGACCCCGAGGCCATGACGCTTGAGTCCGTGGCCAGTTACCTGGAGCCTGAGGACAAATGGCTCCTCTCCAGGGTCAACAGCGCCCTAAGGGGTTATCATAGGGCCTTTGAGAGGCTGGAGGTTCACGAGGCTGCTAGGATAGTCCGGGACCTGATAGTCGAGGACATAAGTAGATGGTACATCAGGCTCATAAGGAGGAGAGTCTGGCAGGAGGAGGACACCCCCTCAAAGAGGGCTGCCTACGCTACCTTGTACTACGCGCTGAGAACGTGGCTATTAATGGCAGCTCCGCTCATGCCATTCCTAACAGAGTACATGTACCAAGGCCTTGTCAGGCCCGCGGAAAGCGGGGCGCCTGAGAGTGTACATCTAATGAACGTGCCGTCCCCTGACGAGAAGTTCATAGACGCTGAGCTTGAAGACCGCATGAACGTTGTCAGGGAGCTCAGCGAGGCCGCTGTGGCTGCCAGGTCCAAGGCCGGCATTAAGCTGAGGAGGCCGCTGAGGACCATCTACATAATGCCTTCAGATGAGAGTGTGCTCTCGGCCGTCAAGACGTTCGCAGAGGTCCTCAAGATTGCGACCAACGTAAAGGAGGTTAAGGTAGTAGGGCCTGAGTTCCTTGAGAACCTAAAGGTCTACAGGCTGGAGCCCAACTACAGCGTCCTCGGGCCCGACTTCAAGAAGCTCACTAAGAAGGTCGTAGAGGCCATCGGCATGAGGCAGGACGAAGTGGCGAGGGAGCTGCTAGCTAGAGGCTACTACGAGCTTGATGTTGAAGGCCAGAAGGTCAGGCTTGAGCCTAGGCACGTGAAGGTCTTGGCCGAGTACCCTGAGTGGCTTGAGGTTGAGGAGACAAGGTATGGCATCGTGGCCTTGGACAAAAGGCTAAGCGAGGAGGAGCAGGTAGAGGGCATAGTAAGAGAGGTGATAAGGAGGGTCCAGTTCATGAGGAAGAAGCTTTCATTACCCGTTGA from uncultured Acidilobus sp. JCHS includes the following:
- a CDS encoding putative Fe-S oxidoreductase, whose amino-acid sequence is MEQCLRGVKKGPVVMGRRLLRLRRPFPMIGHIAFGVIERGTNVIQVRPSTLCFHDCVFCSVDAGPSSTTRRAEYIVDDVEWLAEWVSEVAKVKRGGSEALIDGVGEPLTNPRIIDLVKALKSAPGVERVAVETHGGSLSLPLLKALDRAGLDRVNLSIDAMDPDLARKLVNAGWYDVNKILSVVERALAETDLDFVLTPVVVPGYNEGELKKLIEWAKAHRLGERSGWPTGVLIQKFEAHKFGRKPKGVRPWSWKRFYDFLRSLERETGYRLLVRPEEIGIRRAPRLQRPYRKGDVLELIVVGEGWLRGELLAVDSGCSRAFSLVGVRRPISSGALVKGVVKEDENNIYLASPLNG
- a CDS encoding isoleucyl-tRNA synthetase gives rise to the protein MGKEPINVHILPALKGEVSNKVSAMKIVGNVAAEANKDLHELEGEILEFWDKNSIYEKVKAKAMKSSRKLYFLDGPPYASAPTIHVGTAWNKILKDSLLRYYRMVGFDVWDKPGFDTHGLPIEILVERTLGVKSKKDIEDVIGIDRFVETCRKVAEDNIKGMTESFRQLGVFMDWKDPYITYTDDYIEAGWHLIKRVHELGLLYRSGRVLHWCPRCETTLADYEVSEYVDLEDPSIYVKFRVKGQENTYLVIWTTTPWTLPANAFVMAHPDLSYAIVEANGERYIMVEARVPNVMSEAGISNYRIVSVVRGKDLEGLEYEHPLEDVVQAQAVLKAYHRVVMAPEAVSAAEGTGLVHAAPGHGDVDFEVGSRIGAPAISLVDNQGRMTEQAGKYRGLYFRTEANEAILRDLRERNALLHEGKVVHKYPVCWRCKTPLVLRLTDQWFIAVSKVKDKLMRGADAVEWVPSWAKSRLLSILADVKDWVISRQRYWGIPLPIWVCESCGHVEVVGSVEDLERLGGKRPPSLHRPWVDSVTLRCPKCGGIMKRVPDVADVWFDSGIAFYASLGYPRRKDLFERLMPVDLILEGHDQLRGWFFSLLRVGVLGFDKVPYRRVLVHGFVLDEQGREMHKSLGNYVAFEDLVAKYPRDVVRLYVLRNTTWEDLRFSWRNIELTARDFTIIRNVFAFASLYMSLDGFDPEAMTLESVASYLEPEDKWLLSRVNSALRGYHRAFERLEVHEAARIVRDLIVEDISRWYIRLIRRRVWQEEDTPSKRAAYATLYYALRTWLLMAAPLMPFLTEYMYQGLVRPAESGAPESVHLMNVPSPDEKFIDAELEDRMNVVRELSEAAVAARSKAGIKLRRPLRTIYIMPSDESVLSAVKTFAEVLKIATNVKEVKVVGPEFLENLKVYRLEPNYSVLGPDFKKLTKKVVEAIGMRQDEVARELLARGYYELDVEGQKVRLEPRHVKVLAEYPEWLEVEETRYGIVALDKRLSEEEQVEGIVREVIRRVQFMRKKLSLPVEAYIDLWVSGDDDILQAVKSKEYYLKNEVRAASVTYSEPPAEAYGEEWEVDEKRLKLALRQREGPRGLS